A window of Garra rufa chromosome 16, GarRuf1.0, whole genome shotgun sequence contains these coding sequences:
- the casp3b gene encoding caspase-3b, whose amino-acid sequence MSFLFEKETPNNANLTMSDCVDAKPGNGKESSGLTDAGVDVTDAKPHSDVFQYNMNYPSVGQCVIINNKNFHKQTGMGVRNGTDQDAKNVVEIFSKLGFKIKFNNDLTVVQMRDVLIKASQEDHSHSAMFVCVLLSHGDDGMIFGTDGCIELKKVFALFRGDRCKSLVGKPKLFFIQACRGSDLDGGIETDSVGEGETQRIPVEADFLYAYSTAPGYYSWRNVANGSWFISSLYEMLLKYGKRLEIMQIMTRVNHMVALNFESSSNLPGFDGMKQIPCIVSMLTKELYFP is encoded by the exons ATGTCATTTCTCTTTGAGAAGGAAACACCTAACAACGCCAACT TGACCATGTCGGACTGTGTGGACGCCAAACCAGGGAATGGCAAAGA GAGTTCAGGTCTCACAGATGCCGGAGTCGATGTGACGGATGCCAAACCACATTCAGATGTTTTTCAGTACAACATGAACTACCCCAGTGTGGGACAATGTGTTATCATCAACAATAAGAACTTCCACAAACAAACAG gaatGGGAGTTCGTAACGGGACAGACCAGGATGCAAAGAATGTGGTAGAGATCTTCTCAAAGCTAGGCTTCAAAATCAAATTTAACAATGATCTGACTGTCGTACAGATGAGAGATGTGTTAATTAAAG CGTCTCAGGAAGATCACAGTCATTCGgccatgtttgtgtgtgtgttgctgaGTCATGGAGATGATGGAATGATATTTGGCACAGATGGCTGTATCGAGCTGAAGAAAGTGTTTGCGCTCTTCAGAGGAGACCGCTGCAAATCACTGGTGGGGAAACCCAAGCTTTTCTTCATTCAG GCTTGCAGAGGCTCAGATCTAGATGGTGGAATTGAGACCGACAGTGTAGGTGAAGGGGAAACACAGCGGATTCCTGTTGAGGCAGATTTTTTGTATGCCTACTCCACTGCACCAG GTTATTACTCCTGGAGGAACGTTGCTAATGGTTCCTGGTTCATCTCTTCCCTGTATGAGATGCTGTTAAAATATGGCAAGCGACTGGAGATCATGCAGATCATGACACGTGTCAACCACATGGTGGCGCTGAACTTTGAATCTTCGTCCAATCTGCCAGGATTTGATGGCATGAAACAGATACCGTGCATTGTGTCTATGCTGACCAAAGAACTCTATTTCCCTTAA